In Henriciella litoralis, the genomic window ATGAAGCGCGCGATCTTGGCGAGGCGCGCGAGACGAAGAACCCGCAGCACCATGATAACCTGCTGGCTGGCATGCTCTGGCGCAAAAACAAGCCAAAGAAGCTCTGGCAGGAAGGCGATAAGATCGGCCAACGCATAGCCGGAAAAAATGTAGCGGATGCGCCCGCGCACACCCCTATATTCGGGATTTTCGCCCGCGACCCATAACCGAAGCAGGTATTCAAAGGCGAAGATGATAATGATGGCGACGTTGAAGACCGCGATGGCCTCCATCCAGTCGGCATTCATCGTTGGCTCAGTTTCCAGCGCAAGCGCCAGGAAGCTAAGCAGGACCAAAATCACGATGAAGAGATTGAAGGGCGATAGACCCGACTTTTCCCGCGCATGCGGCTCCATCTGCCGATAGAGCCGATAGCGTAACCCCATCTGGGTCATCAATTGCTGAATAGCCATGCCCCTCCCCCCAAGCTGAGCCCTAGCTGGATACCCCGGCTAGCCGCGTAGCACACCTCCGGTGGCCTTGGCGACATTGTCAACGATAGACCCGGCGATCGCATCGATCTCCTTGTCTTTGAGCGTTTCGTTCGCCGGCTGGATCGTCACCTCAATGGCGATCGACTTCTGACCCGGCTCGATGCCCTTGCCCTGGTATACATCAAAGACCTGCACGTCGCTGATCAGCTTCTTGTCGGCCGCCATGGCCTGTTTGACAATATCTGCAGCCGGCACGCCTTCGTCCACGACGAAAGAAAAGTCGCGCCGGATGGGCGTCAGATCAGAGCGCTCAAGCACCGGTTTGGTCTTGTTGGCCCGCGCCTTCATCATCGGCAGCGCGTTGAGATTAAGCTCGAAGCCATAGACCGGCCCGTCAACATCGAGCGCTTTCAGAACGCGCGGATGAAGCGCACCGAAATGAGCAATCGTGACTTTCGGGCCGAGCTTCAGGCAGGCGGCCTGTCCTGGGTGCCAGTGGGTCTGACGTGGGGCCTCGACCTGGAAACGCGCTGGCGGCTGCTCCAGCTCTGCGAGCAGGGCGAACAGGTCAGCTTTGGCCGACATCGCATCATAAGGTGCAATCGCGCCGCTCCAATGGCGCTCCTGTGCCGGGCGCACGAGAGCTGCGACGACGTTGCGTTGATCCTTAGGCCCATCGCCAAGATAGACCGGACCGGCCTCAAAGAGGCGAAGGCCTTGCTCGCCGCGATCTGCGCCTTTCTGGGCGGCCTGAGCGAGGTTGGCGAG contains:
- a CDS encoding ion transporter, with the translated sequence MAIQQLMTQMGLRYRLYRQMEPHAREKSGLSPFNLFIVILVLLSFLALALETEPTMNADWMEAIAVFNVAIIIIFAFEYLLRLWVAGENPEYRGVRGRIRYIFSGYALADLIAFLPELLWLVFAPEHASQQVIMVLRVLRLARLAKIARFIPAFDVLGATLSRAGQQLFTTLAMAMALVYISAVVLYFVEGVGGQQQESFASIPRAIWWAIATLTTVGYGDVYPVTPLGRFFASVIAIAGIGMVALPAGVFASAFSDELRERENAKLERREELLEERMDAVEAKQDAEENHSA